The Branchiostoma floridae strain S238N-H82 chromosome 8, Bfl_VNyyK, whole genome shotgun sequence genome has a segment encoding these proteins:
- the LOC118420940 gene encoding sal-like protein 3: MSQTPRNPGAVPLLAGGQTVAASSSAAAAPSAATQGTSSRPTLPAGSVAARHVPVPAAAGTAQPQGVRPPPAPAAAVRAAPTAPPPATSAAAQPPTVVAQPTSGSSTAPIVASGGSQDVQSQLADLQKQLRDLKDRPSSTAGLLKEISLYCSFHRRSLFIADHAMALIDNLVSVARREGHDKADEFESLAEEVVAYKHNPDLFCSLAAKCFGSSTKVQAASKVQAGVKSYYAANPAFASSSSATRERHPYPRKPEFRNVKGSWSKLSRDQCARCYRKGHWARDCPGFPKPQK; the protein is encoded by the exons ATGTCCCAAACACCGAGGAACCCAGGAGCTGTTCCTTTGCTCGCAGGAG GACAGACGGTGGCGGCGTCATCCTCTGCGGCCGCAGCACCTTCGGCAGCCACACAGGGTACTTCTAGTCGGCCAACGCTGCCAGCGGGCTCAGTAGCGGCTCGACACGTTCCGGTACCGGCGGCTGCCGGCACCGCTCAACCACAAGGAGTTAGACCACCTCCCGCACCAGCAGCAGCTGTCCGCGCGGCGCCGACTGCCCCGCCTCCCGCTACTTCGGCGGCCGCCCAACCCCCCACCGTGGTGGCTCAGCCAACCTCCGGATCCTCTACCGCGCCAATAGTGGCGTCGGGCGGCTCGCAG GATGTCCAGAGTCAGTTGGCTGACCTGCAGAAACAACTTCGAGACTTGAAGGACAGGCCGTCTTCCACAGCAGGGCTCCTAAAAGAGATTTCCCTGTATTGCTCGTTTCACAGGCGCTCCCTGTTCATTGCTGACCATGCAATGGCGCTCATTGATAACCTCGTATCTGTAGCGAGAAGGGAAGGTCACGATAAGGCTGACGAATTTGAGTCTTTGGCCGAGGAGGTGGTCGCGTACAAGCACAATCCCGACCTTTTCTGCAGTTTGGCCGCCAAGTGTTTTGGCTCATCGACAAAAGTGCAAGCGGCGTCAAAAGTACAAGCAGGTGTTAAGTCGTATTATGCTGCTAACCCTGCCTTTGCCTCTTCCTCCTCTGCCACAAGAGAGCGTCACCCTTACCCTAGAAAGCCCGAGTTCAGGAATGTGAAGGGAAGCTGGTCCAAATTGAGCAGGGACCAGTGCGCCAGGTGTTACCGGAAGGGGCACTGGGCTCGAGATTGTCCCGGCTTCCCTAAACCGCAGAAGTAA